A single region of the Plantactinospora soyae genome encodes:
- a CDS encoding ABC1 kinase family protein, which yields MTDIPRRAVSRTAKLAALPLGFAGRTVLGMGKRVTGLASEVISNEIQQRTAEQLFSVLGQLKGGAMKFGQALSVFEAALPEEIAAPYRQALTKLQESAPPLPAASVHKVLAEQLGPDWRSYFLEFDDKPAAAASIGQVHRAIWKTEAPPALTGRRRTAKSTAARAAAPAPTGRPVAVKVQYPGAGPALLSDLKQLSRLGTMFRAIQPGLDIKPLLSELRERISEELDYELEAESQRAFAAAYAGDPEIFVPEVVAAAPRVLVTDWVEGTPLSAIINSGTEAERNQAGRLMATLHFSAPMRAGLLHADPHPGNFRLLPDGRLGVIDFGAVARLPGGHPEPIGRLVRLALAGDADAVVAGLREEGFIKADSRIDAQAVLDFLMPILQPLSVEEFRFTRAWLRVEAGRLANPKSPAYQLSRQLNLPPSYLLIHRVTLGSIGVLCQLEAKAPYRGIVERWLPGFAPVP from the coding sequence GTGACCGACATCCCGCGCCGGGCCGTGTCCCGGACCGCCAAGCTCGCCGCTCTGCCACTCGGCTTCGCTGGCCGGACCGTACTGGGCATGGGGAAGCGGGTCACCGGACTGGCCTCCGAGGTGATCTCGAACGAGATCCAGCAGCGCACCGCCGAGCAGCTGTTCAGCGTGCTGGGCCAGCTCAAGGGCGGTGCGATGAAGTTCGGGCAGGCGCTGTCGGTCTTCGAGGCCGCGCTGCCCGAGGAGATCGCCGCGCCGTACCGGCAGGCCCTGACCAAGCTCCAGGAGTCGGCGCCCCCGCTGCCCGCCGCCAGCGTGCACAAGGTGCTCGCCGAGCAGCTCGGGCCGGACTGGCGGTCGTACTTCCTCGAGTTCGACGACAAGCCGGCCGCCGCCGCGAGCATCGGGCAGGTGCACCGGGCGATCTGGAAGACGGAGGCGCCCCCCGCGCTGACCGGACGGCGGCGGACCGCGAAGTCGACGGCCGCCCGAGCCGCCGCTCCGGCGCCGACGGGTCGGCCGGTGGCGGTCAAGGTGCAGTACCCGGGAGCCGGTCCCGCGCTGCTGTCGGACCTGAAGCAGCTCTCCCGGCTCGGCACGATGTTCCGGGCCATCCAGCCCGGCCTGGACATCAAGCCCCTGCTCAGCGAGCTGCGGGAGCGGATCAGCGAGGAACTCGACTACGAGCTGGAGGCGGAGTCGCAGCGGGCGTTCGCCGCCGCGTACGCGGGCGACCCGGAGATCTTCGTCCCCGAGGTGGTCGCGGCGGCGCCCCGGGTACTGGTCACGGACTGGGTCGAGGGCACCCCGCTCTCGGCGATCATCAACTCCGGTACCGAGGCCGAGCGCAACCAGGCCGGCCGGCTCATGGCCACCCTGCACTTCTCGGCGCCGATGCGGGCCGGGCTGTTGCACGCCGACCCGCATCCGGGGAACTTCCGGCTGCTGCCGGACGGACGGCTCGGAGTGATCGACTTCGGTGCGGTGGCCCGGCTGCCCGGCGGGCACCCGGAGCCGATCGGCCGGCTGGTCCGGCTGGCGCTGGCCGGCGACGCCGACGCGGTGGTCGCGGGACTGCGCGAGGAGGGCTTCATCAAGGCCGACTCCCGGATCGACGCCCAGGCCGTGCTCGACTTCCTGATGCCGATCCTGCAACCACTCTCGGTCGAGGAGTTCCGCTTCACCCGGGCCTGGCTGCGGGTCGAGGCGGGTCGGCTGGCCAATCCGAAGTCCCCGGCGTACCAGCTGAGCCGGCAGCTCAACCTGCCGCCGTCGTACCTGCTGATCCACCGGGTGACCCTCGGCTCGATCGGCGTGCTCTGCCAACTCGAGGCGAAGGCGCCCTATCGCGGCATCGTGGAGCGCTGGCTGCCCGGTTTCGCGCCGGTGCCCTGA
- a CDS encoding YlbL family protein, translating into MRRRGVTVLLGAVITALLSIGVLAAPIPYVVLGPGPTVDTLGRQDDKEVIQVSGTETSTSAGQLRLTTVGVQPDVKLLSAIAGWFSSDEAVVPYELIYPPGQSEQQVDKRNAEDFAASQTSAETAALRELGYPVQVVVKNVTPGAPSDGILKVGDVLTTVDNKPVPTATTLTDLIRSRPAGSPLVVGYTRDGTPATATVTSASADNGPPRIGVEIEQKQPHPFELKIDLGDIGGPSAGLMFALGIIDKIRSDDLTGGKIIAGTGTINDEGAVGPIGGIPQKLVGAKHAGAKYFLVPADNCEEAVRNAQSGLPMARVGTLDEALSALETIRAGGQPPRC; encoded by the coding sequence ATGAGACGTCGCGGTGTCACGGTTCTGCTCGGCGCGGTGATCACCGCCCTGCTCAGTATCGGTGTGCTCGCCGCCCCCATTCCGTACGTCGTGCTCGGTCCCGGGCCGACGGTGGACACCCTCGGCCGGCAGGACGACAAAGAGGTGATCCAGGTGTCCGGCACCGAGACCTCGACGTCGGCGGGGCAACTCCGGCTTACCACCGTCGGCGTACAGCCCGACGTCAAGCTGTTGTCCGCGATCGCCGGCTGGTTCTCCTCGGACGAGGCGGTGGTGCCGTACGAGCTGATCTACCCGCCCGGTCAGAGCGAACAGCAGGTCGACAAGCGCAACGCGGAGGACTTCGCCGCCTCGCAGACCAGTGCCGAGACCGCGGCGCTGCGTGAACTCGGCTACCCGGTGCAGGTGGTGGTCAAGAACGTCACCCCGGGCGCGCCCTCGGACGGGATCCTGAAGGTCGGCGACGTGCTCACCACGGTCGACAACAAGCCGGTGCCCACCGCGACCACGCTCACCGATCTCATTCGGAGTCGACCGGCGGGCTCACCGCTGGTGGTCGGCTACACCCGGGACGGCACACCGGCCACCGCGACCGTCACCAGCGCGTCCGCCGACAACGGCCCGCCCCGGATCGGTGTCGAGATCGAGCAGAAGCAGCCGCACCCGTTCGAGCTGAAGATCGACCTGGGCGACATCGGTGGCCCGAGCGCCGGACTGATGTTCGCGCTCGGCATCATCGACAAGATCAGGTCCGACGACCTGACCGGCGGAAAGATCATCGCGGGCACCGGCACGATCAACGACGAGGGTGCGGTCGGTCCGATCGGCGGCATCCCGCAGAAACTGGTCGGCGCGAAGCACGCGGGTGCGAAGTACTTTCTCGTACCGGCCGACAACTGTGAGGAAGCAGTTCGTAACGCACAGTCAGGATTGCCGATGGCTCGGGTGGGCACCCTCGACGAGGCTCTGTCCGCACTGGAGACGATCCGGGCTGGCGGCCAACCGCCGCGCTGTTGA
- a CDS encoding DUF5753 domain-containing protein: MPAAQPSPILRRRRLGLELRRLRESAKLTGDQVIEAVGWASASKLSRLENGRSRPDLRDVLDLLDLYKVTGPLRDELTAITGEAGDIRSWLRSYPVMTPRQRGYAELEAGCAEIREYSPVIVPGLLQSKAYVKLRILSSRQLVNDPDRDDTEDTDTEVAARMARQSLLTRDVEPPHYSAVIEEAALGVRAGPREVVRAQLIQLRKLALLPNVTLQVLPSEQTIADWYLPHTAFSLYRFAEPQDPETLAIEGLSTNLMLTDQDEISTYSVVFEWLQDSALSPEETLSWLADEVGQRSGPIRNSAGRGSTVPPIQRSRRTGRLTEQ, from the coding sequence GTGCCTGCTGCTCAACCCAGCCCGATTCTGCGACGCCGCAGGCTCGGCTTAGAACTGCGCCGGCTACGGGAGTCCGCCAAGCTCACGGGTGACCAGGTGATCGAGGCGGTGGGCTGGGCCTCGGCCTCCAAACTGTCCCGGTTGGAGAACGGCCGCAGCCGGCCCGACCTGCGGGACGTACTCGATCTGCTGGACCTCTACAAGGTCACCGGGCCGCTCCGGGACGAACTGACCGCGATCACCGGCGAGGCCGGTGACATCCGGAGTTGGCTGCGCTCGTACCCGGTGATGACCCCGCGCCAGCGCGGCTACGCGGAGCTGGAGGCCGGTTGCGCGGAAATCCGGGAGTACAGCCCCGTGATCGTGCCCGGCCTGTTGCAGAGCAAGGCGTACGTCAAGCTGCGGATCCTCTCCTCCCGACAGTTGGTGAACGACCCGGACCGGGACGACACCGAGGACACCGACACCGAGGTTGCCGCCCGGATGGCCCGGCAGTCGCTGCTCACCCGGGACGTCGAACCGCCGCACTACTCGGCGGTGATCGAGGAGGCGGCACTCGGCGTCCGGGCCGGCCCCCGGGAGGTGGTACGCGCCCAGCTGATCCAGCTCCGCAAGCTCGCCCTGCTGCCGAACGTCACGCTCCAGGTGCTGCCCTCCGAGCAGACGATCGCCGACTGGTACCTGCCGCACACCGCGTTCTCGCTCTACCGGTTCGCCGAGCCGCAGGATCCGGAGACCCTCGCGATCGAGGGGCTCTCCACCAACCTCATGCTCACCGACCAGGACGAGATCAGCACCTACTCGGTGGTCTTCGAGTGGCTCCAGGACTCGGCGCTCAGTCCCGAGGAGACACTCTCCTGGCTGGCCGACGAGGTGGGACAGCGGTCCGGTCCGATCAGGAACTCGGCCGGTCGCGGCTCGACGGTGCCGCCGATCCAGCGCAGTCGCCGTACCGGCCGGCTGACCGAGCAGTAG
- a CDS encoding zinc-dependent metalloprotease, with protein MQQFMAQLQQLLAAPGSGPVNWDLARQVAASQLSSAGDPAVTPYERNAVEEALRLADLWLDPTSAHPSGIRTSVAWNRNEWIFKTLDVWRKLCDPVAGRMVAAMGDLVPPEARSQLGPMQSMLTTLGGALFGGQLGQALGSLAAEVLSAGDIGLPLGPAGTAALVPANIRAYGEGLELPEDEVRLYVALREAAHQRLFQHVSWLRGHVLTSVEVYAAGITVNREAIEEAMGRLDPTNPESMQTLAMEGIFTPEDTPAQKASLTRLETALALVEGWVCHVVDSAAAERLPNVNRLGEAFRRRRAAGGPAEQTFAALVGLELRPRRLREAAALWAALTEHRGIAGRDALWGHPDLLPAEEDFADPETFARSQLDLGDLGDFDFGGPAPDPGKPDSEPGTPDSKPE; from the coding sequence ATGCAGCAGTTCATGGCGCAACTGCAGCAACTGCTCGCCGCGCCGGGCAGCGGTCCCGTGAACTGGGACCTGGCCCGCCAGGTCGCGGCCAGCCAGCTCTCCTCCGCCGGTGATCCGGCGGTGACGCCGTACGAGCGCAACGCCGTCGAGGAGGCGCTCCGGCTGGCCGACCTGTGGCTCGACCCCACCTCGGCGCACCCGTCCGGGATCCGTACCTCGGTCGCCTGGAACCGCAACGAGTGGATCTTCAAGACCCTCGACGTGTGGCGCAAGCTCTGCGACCCGGTGGCCGGCCGGATGGTGGCCGCCATGGGTGACCTGGTGCCGCCGGAGGCCCGGTCGCAGCTCGGGCCGATGCAGTCCATGCTCACCACGCTCGGCGGCGCCCTGTTCGGTGGTCAGCTCGGCCAGGCGCTCGGCTCGCTGGCCGCCGAGGTCCTCTCGGCCGGCGACATCGGCCTGCCGCTCGGTCCCGCCGGTACGGCCGCGCTGGTGCCGGCCAACATCAGGGCGTACGGCGAGGGTCTCGAACTTCCGGAGGACGAGGTACGCCTCTACGTCGCCCTGCGTGAGGCCGCGCACCAGCGGCTCTTCCAGCACGTCTCCTGGCTGCGCGGACACGTACTGACCTCCGTGGAGGTGTACGCCGCCGGGATCACGGTGAACCGGGAGGCGATCGAGGAGGCGATGGGCCGGCTCGACCCGACGAACCCGGAATCGATGCAGACGCTGGCGATGGAGGGCATCTTCACGCCGGAGGACACCCCGGCGCAGAAGGCGTCGCTGACCCGGCTGGAGACCGCGCTCGCCCTGGTCGAGGGATGGGTGTGCCACGTCGTGGACAGCGCCGCCGCCGAGCGGCTGCCGAACGTGAACCGCCTCGGCGAGGCGTTCCGCCGCCGCCGGGCCGCCGGAGGTCCCGCGGAGCAGACGTTCGCGGCGCTGGTCGGACTGGAACTGCGGCCCCGCCGGCTACGCGAGGCGGCGGCGCTGTGGGCGGCACTCACCGAGCACCGGGGCATCGCCGGGCGGGACGCCCTCTGGGGCCACCCGGACCTGCTGCCGGCCGAGGAGGACTTCGCGGATCCGGAGACCTTCGCCCGGTCCCAGCTCGATCTCGGCGATCTGGGCGACTTCGACTTCGGCGGGCCCGCCCCGGACCCCGGCAAGCCCGACTCCGAGCCCGGCACACCCGACTCGAAGCCCGAGTAG
- a CDS encoding M48 metallopeptidase family protein — MAGLRKPVVEVRRSQRRRRTVSAYRDGERVVVLIPDQFSRAEESEWVDRMLARLAAREERLGRSDEELLIRSRRLIDRYLSEHGRVAVPASVRWVTNQNGRWGSCTPADRTIRISHRIQEMPDWVIDYVLLHELAHLVVPSHNARFWALVGRYPKAERARGYLEGVAAAAGIELTD, encoded by the coding sequence ATGGCTGGATTGCGCAAGCCGGTCGTCGAGGTACGGCGCAGTCAGCGCCGGCGCCGGACGGTGTCCGCCTACCGGGACGGCGAGCGCGTCGTGGTCCTCATTCCCGATCAGTTCTCCCGAGCCGAGGAGAGCGAGTGGGTGGACCGGATGCTCGCCCGGCTCGCGGCCCGGGAGGAGCGGCTCGGCCGGTCCGACGAGGAGTTGTTGATCCGGTCCCGTCGACTGATCGACCGATATCTGAGTGAGCACGGTCGGGTCGCGGTGCCGGCCAGCGTCCGGTGGGTGACGAACCAGAACGGTCGGTGGGGTTCGTGTACGCCCGCCGACCGGACCATTCGGATCTCGCACCGGATCCAGGAGATGCCGGACTGGGTGATCGACTACGTCCTGCTGCACGAACTGGCCCACCTGGTCGTGCCGAGCCACAACGCGCGGTTCTGGGCCCTGGTCGGGCGCTATCCGAAGGCGGAGCGGGCCCGGGGCTACCTGGAAGGGGTGGCTGCGGCGGCCGGGATCGAACTGACCGACTGA
- a CDS encoding ATP-dependent DNA helicase UvrD2, with the protein MAADSSVERILAGLDPEQRTAVTAPAGPVCILAGAGTGKTRAITHRIAYRVLSGEVAARHVLAVTFTARAAAEMRARLGALGVPGVQARTFHGAALRQVRYFSSRLLSGREMPELLDSKVRLVTLAAAKVGLRTDRAAARDLAGEIEWAKSSLVEPGEYVVAAAKALRETPHDPARVAEVFAGYEQIKRANGVIDFEDMLRAAVWGIEDHPDVGDQIRNQYRHFVVDEYQDVNPLQQRLLDAWLGGRDDLTVVGDASQTIYSFTGATSAHLIDFPRQRRDTVVVRLVRDYRSTPQVVGLANAVIRQARGTEARLRLELVGQRPPGAEPDLRIFADEPAEAAAVAARCRDLIAAGTPAREIAILFRTNAQSEAYEKALAEAEVAYQVQGAERFFERTEIRQALIALRVATRSTPGETPLVEAVVDALSAVGWAPDQPPPGGAARERWEALAALVQLAEEYASTPVVLPIGEAATVERPVSLADFCAELSRRAAAQHVPTVDGVTLASLHSAKGLEWDSVFLVGLSDGTLPTSYAKTAEQVEEERRLLYVGVTRAREWLWLSYASARSPGGRARRPCRFLPQFDRSGGTRAAEAPGAGGRKPERRRTQIISCRICGATLLAGADRKLGRCADCPSDLDTELLDRLRDWRSRVAAVQKVPAYVIFTDATVVALAERRPTRSQELLAIAGIGPRKLGLYGDAVLALVAGAGVDDVLLTDG; encoded by the coding sequence GTGGCGGCTGACTCAAGCGTGGAACGGATCCTGGCCGGGCTCGATCCCGAACAGCGCACCGCGGTGACGGCGCCGGCCGGGCCGGTCTGCATCCTGGCCGGCGCCGGCACCGGCAAGACCCGGGCGATCACCCACCGGATCGCCTACCGGGTGTTGAGCGGTGAGGTCGCCGCCCGGCACGTGCTGGCGGTCACCTTCACCGCCCGGGCCGCCGCCGAGATGCGGGCCCGGCTCGGCGCCCTCGGCGTGCCGGGAGTGCAGGCCCGGACGTTCCACGGTGCCGCGCTGCGGCAGGTCCGATACTTCTCGTCCCGACTGCTCTCCGGCCGGGAGATGCCCGAGCTGCTGGACAGCAAGGTCCGCCTGGTCACCCTCGCGGCGGCCAAGGTGGGGCTGCGGACCGACCGGGCGGCGGCCCGGGACCTGGCCGGCGAGATCGAGTGGGCCAAGTCCTCGCTGGTCGAGCCCGGGGAGTACGTGGTGGCGGCGGCCAAGGCGCTCCGGGAGACCCCGCACGACCCGGCCAGGGTGGCCGAGGTGTTCGCCGGCTACGAGCAGATCAAGCGCGCCAACGGGGTGATCGACTTCGAGGACATGCTGCGCGCGGCGGTGTGGGGGATCGAGGACCACCCGGACGTCGGCGACCAGATCCGGAACCAGTACCGGCACTTCGTCGTCGACGAGTACCAGGACGTCAACCCGCTCCAGCAGCGCCTGCTCGACGCCTGGCTCGGTGGCCGGGACGACCTGACCGTGGTCGGGGACGCGAGCCAGACGATCTACTCGTTCACCGGTGCGACCTCGGCGCACCTGATCGACTTTCCCCGGCAGCGCCGGGACACGGTGGTGGTCCGGCTGGTCCGCGACTACCGCTCGACGCCCCAGGTGGTCGGGCTGGCCAACGCGGTGATCCGGCAGGCCCGGGGCACGGAGGCGCGACTGCGGTTGGAACTGGTCGGGCAACGGCCGCCGGGTGCCGAGCCGGACCTGCGGATCTTCGCCGACGAGCCGGCCGAGGCCGCCGCCGTCGCGGCGCGCTGCCGGGATCTGATCGCCGCCGGTACGCCGGCCCGGGAGATCGCCATCCTGTTCCGGACCAACGCGCAGTCCGAGGCGTACGAGAAGGCGCTGGCCGAGGCGGAGGTGGCGTACCAGGTCCAGGGCGCCGAACGGTTCTTCGAGCGGACCGAGATCCGCCAGGCGCTGATCGCGTTGCGCGTCGCGACCCGCTCGACGCCGGGCGAGACGCCACTGGTCGAGGCGGTCGTCGACGCACTGTCCGCCGTCGGCTGGGCCCCGGACCAACCCCCGCCCGGCGGTGCTGCCCGGGAACGCTGGGAGGCCCTCGCCGCACTGGTCCAGCTCGCCGAGGAGTACGCCTCGACTCCGGTCGTACTGCCGATCGGCGAGGCGGCCACTGTCGAGCGCCCGGTGTCGCTGGCGGACTTCTGTGCCGAACTGAGCCGTCGGGCCGCCGCGCAGCACGTACCGACCGTCGACGGCGTGACGCTGGCCTCGCTGCATTCGGCAAAGGGGCTGGAGTGGGACTCGGTGTTCCTGGTCGGGCTCTCCGACGGCACCCTGCCGACCAGCTATGCGAAGACCGCCGAGCAGGTGGAGGAGGAGCGTCGGCTGCTCTACGTCGGCGTGACCCGGGCCCGGGAGTGGCTCTGGCTGTCGTACGCCTCGGCCCGCTCGCCCGGTGGTCGGGCCCGGCGCCCCTGCCGCTTCCTGCCGCAGTTCGACCGATCGGGCGGAACGCGGGCGGCGGAGGCCCCGGGTGCCGGTGGTCGCAAACCCGAGCGTCGACGTACCCAGATCATCTCGTGCCGGATCTGCGGGGCGACCCTGCTCGCCGGCGCGGACCGCAAGCTGGGACGGTGCGCGGACTGCCCGTCCGACCTGGACACCGAACTCCTCGACCGGCTACGCGACTGGCGGAGCCGGGTCGCCGCCGTGCAGAAGGTCCCCGCCTACGTGATCTTCACCGACGCCACGGTGGTCGCGCTGGCCGAACGCCGGCCGACACGGTCGCAGGAGTTGCTGGCGATCGCCGGGATCGGTCCCCGCAAACTCGGCCTGTACGGCGACGCGGTGCTCGCGTTGGTCGCCGGCGCCGGGGTCGACGACGTGCTGCTGACGGACGGGTGA
- a CDS encoding mycoredoxin codes for MLTMYSTSWCGYCHRLKSQFDREGIGYVVVDIEQDLAAAEYVQSVNGGNQTVPTVRFEDGTALTNPSIVDVKKRLAALAES; via the coding sequence ATGTTGACGATGTATTCCACGTCCTGGTGCGGCTACTGCCACCGGCTCAAGTCCCAGTTCGATCGGGAGGGCATCGGGTACGTGGTGGTAGACATCGAGCAGGACCTGGCCGCCGCGGAGTACGTGCAGAGCGTGAACGGCGGGAACCAGACCGTACCGACCGTGCGGTTCGAGGACGGCACGGCGCTGACCAACCCCTCCATCGTCGACGTCAAGAAGCGCCTGGCGGCCCTCGCCGAGAGCTGA
- a CDS encoding WhiB family transcriptional regulator → MSLALAPLDVSVDLEANLPCRKFDPDLWFSDSPAELELAKSLCGDCPLRVECLAGAVERAEPWGVWGGEIFERGAVVPRKRPRGRPRKEDVARDAALRVEAQARLAADGLAGSRSAVRLAA, encoded by the coding sequence ATGAGTCTGGCGTTGGCCCCACTCGACGTGAGCGTCGACCTGGAGGCGAACCTGCCCTGCCGGAAGTTCGACCCCGACCTGTGGTTCTCGGACTCTCCTGCCGAACTGGAACTGGCCAAGTCGCTCTGCGGGGACTGCCCGCTGCGCGTCGAGTGCCTGGCCGGTGCGGTGGAGCGGGCCGAGCCGTGGGGTGTCTGGGGCGGCGAGATCTTCGAGCGTGGCGCGGTTGTTCCGCGCAAGCGGCCGCGGGGCCGTCCACGCAAGGAGGACGTCGCTCGGGACGCCGCGCTGCGGGTCGAGGCGCAGGCGCGACTGGCGGCCGATGGCCTTGCCGGTTCGCGTAGCGCGGTCCGGTTGGCGGCCTGA
- a CDS encoding DUF5679 domain-containing protein, translating to MAEKAQTYNGYCVKCKEKRDFEGNVEVSKTGMNMAKGKCPVCGTTVNRILGKAKV from the coding sequence GTGGCCGAAAAGGCCCAGACTTACAACGGGTACTGCGTCAAGTGCAAGGAGAAGCGTGACTTCGAGGGCAACGTCGAGGTTTCCAAGACGGGCATGAACATGGCCAAGGGCAAGTGCCCGGTCTGTGGCACCACCGTCAACCGGATCCTGGGCAAGGCCAAGGTCTGA
- a CDS encoding M16 family metallopeptidase, producing the protein MTVRTLPPLGPTRKLKLPREVERTLPNGLTVIALRRPAVPLVEVRLWLPFGKAHLARGLMMSQTLLSGTDTMSSVELAAELQKVGGGLSSGLDSDRLMISGNGLVTGLNRLLDLLAGVLTGATYPADEVATERSRLIDGIRMAQSLPAHLVRKALLKRMYGKHPYAVQTPEPEQVEAVRPAQLRTLHAARVRPAGGILLLVGDVQPAKALDAAERALSGWTGDGAPGELPAAPPLEPGPLLLVDRPGSVQSSLRLALPAVPRTHPDHAALQLANLVFGGYFSSRWVENIREDKGYTYGPHSTIEHSVAGSALVVAAEVATEVTGPALLETNYELGRLASLPPKEDELEQARQYALGTLQLGISTQAGLAAVASAYAGSGLRLEFLAEHAARLAKVTRDDVAAAAATYLAPARAVTVVLGDAATVEGPLGVLGPVRTETPES; encoded by the coding sequence GTGACCGTCCGTACGCTGCCCCCGCTCGGGCCGACCCGCAAGCTCAAGCTGCCCCGTGAGGTCGAGCGCACCCTGCCCAACGGGCTGACCGTGATCGCCCTGCGCCGGCCGGCCGTTCCGCTGGTCGAGGTGCGGCTCTGGCTGCCGTTCGGCAAGGCGCATCTGGCCCGTGGGCTGATGATGTCGCAGACGCTGCTCTCCGGCACCGACACGATGTCCTCGGTGGAACTCGCTGCGGAGTTGCAGAAGGTCGGCGGCGGGCTCTCCTCCGGGCTCGACTCCGACCGGCTGATGATCTCGGGCAACGGCCTGGTGACCGGGCTGAACCGGCTGCTGGACCTGCTCGCCGGGGTACTGACCGGCGCCACGTACCCCGCCGACGAGGTGGCGACCGAGCGGTCCCGGCTCATCGACGGGATCCGGATGGCGCAGAGCCTGCCGGCGCACCTGGTCCGGAAGGCCCTGCTCAAGCGGATGTACGGCAAGCACCCGTACGCCGTGCAGACCCCGGAGCCGGAGCAGGTCGAGGCGGTCCGGCCGGCCCAGTTGCGTACCCTGCACGCGGCCCGGGTACGTCCGGCCGGCGGGATCCTGCTGCTGGTCGGCGACGTGCAGCCGGCCAAGGCGCTGGACGCGGCGGAGCGGGCGCTGTCCGGCTGGACCGGGGACGGTGCGCCGGGCGAGTTGCCCGCGGCGCCGCCGCTGGAGCCGGGACCGCTGCTGCTGGTCGACCGACCCGGCTCGGTGCAGTCCTCGTTGCGGCTGGCCCTGCCGGCGGTGCCGCGTACCCATCCGGACCATGCCGCGCTGCAACTCGCGAATCTGGTCTTCGGCGGCTACTTCTCGTCCCGTTGGGTGGAGAACATCCGCGAGGACAAGGGGTACACCTACGGGCCGCACTCGACGATCGAGCACTCGGTCGCGGGTTCCGCCCTGGTCGTCGCGGCCGAGGTGGCGACCGAGGTGACCGGTCCGGCCCTGCTGGAGACGAACTACGAGCTGGGGCGGTTGGCGTCGTTGCCGCCGAAGGAGGACGAGCTGGAGCAGGCCCGGCAGTACGCGCTGGGCACCCTTCAGCTCGGCATCTCGACCCAGGCCGGGCTGGCGGCGGTGGCCAGCGCGTACGCCGGCTCCGGGCTGCGCCTGGAGTTCCTCGCCGAGCACGCGGCCCGGTTGGCGAAGGTGACCCGGGACGACGTGGCGGCCGCCGCGGCGACGTACCTGGCTCCGGCTCGGGCGGTCACCGTGGTGCTGGGTGACGCCGCCACGGTCGAGGGTCCGCTCGGGGTGCTGGGACCGGTGCGTACGGAGACTCCGGAGTCGTGA
- the nudC gene encoding NAD(+) diphosphatase: MTSGHPPLARSTLDRAAHRRTDQRWLTDAWRRARVLVVDVAGGGRTLVGPSTEKPELFLLGPETVEDSEPAGRLFLGVEPDGVPVFAVAVPLPEVAGARAVTLREVGHLLSDRDAGLFTTAVALSNWHARHLYSSITGLATVVGDAGWSRMDEAGHQLWPRTDPAMIVLVHDGVPGPDGRCLLGNNAAWRPDEGLRRYSCLAGYVEPGESAEDAVVREVGEEVGLLPHHVGYVASQAWPFPGSLMLGFFALADPDQSMRLDPGEIAYAGWFTRRDIAAVLAGERVDLGDDLALALPPPSSIALFLIRRWLDAGS; this comes from the coding sequence GTGACCTCCGGCCATCCGCCGCTCGCCCGGTCGACGCTGGACCGGGCCGCGCACCGGCGTACCGACCAGCGGTGGCTGACGGACGCCTGGCGCCGGGCCCGGGTGCTGGTGGTCGACGTGGCGGGGGGCGGGCGGACCCTGGTCGGCCCCTCGACGGAGAAGCCGGAGCTGTTCCTGCTCGGTCCGGAGACGGTCGAGGACAGCGAGCCGGCCGGCCGGTTGTTCCTCGGTGTCGAGCCGGACGGCGTTCCGGTGTTCGCGGTCGCCGTACCGCTGCCGGAGGTTGCCGGCGCCCGGGCGGTCACCCTGCGCGAGGTCGGACACCTGCTCAGCGATCGGGACGCCGGCCTGTTCACCACCGCCGTCGCCCTGTCCAACTGGCACGCCCGGCACCTGTATTCGTCGATCACCGGGCTGGCCACGGTGGTGGGTGACGCCGGCTGGTCCCGGATGGACGAGGCGGGCCACCAGCTCTGGCCGCGTACCGATCCCGCGATGATCGTGCTGGTGCACGACGGGGTGCCGGGGCCGGACGGCCGGTGTCTGCTCGGCAACAACGCGGCCTGGCGGCCCGACGAGGGTCTGCGTCGCTACTCCTGCCTCGCCGGTTACGTGGAACCGGGCGAGTCGGCGGAGGACGCGGTGGTCCGGGAGGTCGGCGAGGAGGTCGGCCTGCTGCCCCACCACGTCGGGTACGTCGCCAGCCAGGCGTGGCCGTTCCCGGGATCGCTCATGCTGGGCTTCTTCGCCCTCGCCGATCCGGACCAGTCGATGCGGCTGGATCCGGGGGAGATCGCCTATGCCGGCTGGTTCACCCGGCGAGACATCGCGGCGGTGCTGGCCGGGGAGCGGGTCGATCTTGGCGATGACCTGGCGTTGGCGCTGCCGCCACCGTCGTCGATCGCGCTGTTCCTGATCCGCCGGTGGCTGGACGCCGGTTCGTAG